A single region of the Macrobrachium rosenbergii isolate ZJJX-2024 chromosome 5, ASM4041242v1, whole genome shotgun sequence genome encodes:
- the LOC136838962 gene encoding zinc finger BED domain-containing protein 4-like yields MLDRLFKQIQAVTTALCVLGKHSMCLDDDEQNQVEQAIAALQPFEEVTKEVSTENFVSLSKVIPLTTILTTVSSDLSREGNALAGHLVEQCKKRFVNIEQNYPLAASAFLHPRFKHLAFKNTDTIQVTKGKLLNEMKNVVSGVGSSETSVSTDTVSESPRTQTKSTGIWKILDFTREQAEKERSTRTECHVELRRYSEELTITRDKNPLDWWKTREHIMSNLSKCAKKYLGIVATSVPSERLFSQAGLVVSDRRSCLKPENVEMMLFLNSYLKQK; encoded by the coding sequence ATGCTAGATAgacttttcaaacaaattcaagcaGTCACAACAGCTCTATGTGTATTAGGTAAACATTCAATGTGTTTGGATGACGATGAGCAAAATCAAGTTGAACAAGCGATTGCAGCTCTTCAACCATTTGAAGAGGTCACAAAAGAAGTTTCAACAGAAAACTTTGTATCATTATCAAAAGTAATACCTCTCACTACTATTCTCACAACAGTTTCATCAGATCTATCGAGGGAAGGTAATGCACTAGCAGGTCACCTAGTCGAACAATGTAAGAAAAGGTTTGTTAATATTGAACAAAATTATCCCCTTGCTGCTAGTGCTTTTCTGCATCCTAGATTTAAACATCTTGCATTTAAAAACACAGATACAATTCAGGTTACTAAAGGAAAACTTCTCAATGAAATGAAGAATGTAGTTTCAGGAGTAGGAAGTTCAGAAACTTCCGTTTCAACAGACACTGTTTCAGAAAGTCCGAGAACACAAACAAAGAGTACCGGTATTTGGAAAATTCTTGACTTTACAAGAGAACAGGCAGAAAAAGAACGATCTACTCGAACTGAATGTCATGTAGAACTTAGAAGGTATTCCGAAGAATTAACAATAACAAGGGATAAAAACCCTCTTGATTGGTGGAAGACCAGGGAACATATCATGAGTAATTTAAGCAAGTGTGCCAAGAAATATCTGGGAATTGTTGCGACATCAGTCCCATCTGAGCGACTATTTTCTCAAGCAGGTTTAGTGGTCAGTGACAGACGAAGCTGTCTGAAACCTGAGAACGTAGAAATGATGCTGTTCTTGAAcagttatttaaaacaaaaataa